A stretch of the Thalassotalea euphylliae genome encodes the following:
- the mrcB gene encoding penicillin-binding protein 1B: MPKKSDKPAVKSAGAAKKSSSSKSSRSSQSKPENNSTKRKSIGRWLLSTGFKLGLFVLCFLVIYVVYLDAKVREKFEGQRWQVPVQVFSRAELLSAGEPLSLTYLAKSLTRGGYQKVSKVWRPGQFALSSSRIIIFQPEFSYRDQEFSAARLTIDIANGKVIKVYHGNSLAKSVTLAPQLVARIIPSSKEDRVLVGLEQVPEALLDTLLLVEDRDFYFHSGVSPLGILRALYSNIVAGRTVQGGSTLTQQLVKNMYLTREKTIVRKVNEALMALLLEYRYSKDQLLEAYVNEVYLGQHFANGVYGFGLASEFYFGRSLNQLTPAQMALLIGVIKGPSYYDPWRKPDNSRKRRDLVLKLMVEHHLIDVPTYEQAMAANLGIRGKRRMTRQHFYNYMQLVKRELPELLGNQQQNAGIKVFTGFSMKAQLLLEQTTAQTLSELERKHKQSALQAAAMVTESSTGEIMALVGDRNIDNNGFNRALDAHRPIGSLIKPAVYLPALERYQQFNFASPIEDKPITLGSEQGKEWRPKNYDGKFRGQVPLIDGLVESLNIPTVNLGMSLGLDNVVQSMAMLGYEKPLTERPSMLLGAVNMSPYQINQLYLPIANQGYYERTHAITHVVAHNGETLWQYRPRHEQRISSQSAYLMNYALQQVTERGTAKSLSWRLKGAEVAGKTGTTNDQRDSWFVGYDQEQLITSWIGHDDNKPMQLTGSSGALVLFANYLKQAGVNNLNWPVPNDVKDVGFELTSGNAVEETCQQMAYYPAVTIGLSYSNCMEKIVDKRSWLEKLFGRDEG; this comes from the coding sequence ATGCCCAAAAAATCAGACAAGCCAGCAGTAAAATCTGCTGGCGCTGCTAAAAAGTCATCGTCGTCAAAGTCTTCTCGCTCTTCTCAATCTAAGCCTGAAAATAACAGTACTAAACGTAAATCAATAGGCCGCTGGCTATTATCAACTGGCTTTAAGCTAGGCTTATTTGTGCTGTGTTTCTTAGTCATTTATGTGGTTTATCTTGATGCTAAAGTACGAGAAAAATTCGAAGGGCAGCGTTGGCAAGTGCCTGTGCAAGTGTTTAGCCGTGCTGAGTTGTTAAGCGCAGGTGAGCCGTTATCGCTCACTTACCTTGCTAAATCATTAACACGTGGCGGCTATCAAAAAGTCTCGAAAGTGTGGCGACCAGGTCAGTTTGCCTTATCGTCTTCGCGCATCATTATTTTTCAGCCAGAGTTTAGTTATCGAGACCAAGAATTTTCTGCGGCGCGACTAACCATCGACATTGCCAATGGCAAGGTGATTAAAGTTTACCACGGTAACAGCCTAGCTAAGTCGGTGACATTAGCACCGCAGTTGGTTGCACGGATTATTCCATCCAGTAAAGAAGACCGAGTGTTAGTTGGCCTAGAGCAAGTGCCAGAAGCTTTGTTGGACACTCTGTTGTTGGTTGAAGACCGAGATTTTTATTTTCACAGCGGTGTCTCACCACTCGGTATTTTGCGAGCGTTATACAGTAATATTGTCGCTGGGCGCACTGTACAGGGCGGCAGTACCCTGACCCAACAGCTGGTTAAGAATATGTACTTAACCCGTGAAAAAACCATCGTTCGCAAGGTTAATGAAGCCTTAATGGCATTGCTACTCGAATATCGCTATAGCAAAGATCAACTACTTGAAGCCTATGTTAACGAGGTTTATTTAGGGCAGCACTTTGCCAATGGCGTATATGGTTTTGGTTTGGCTTCGGAATTTTATTTTGGTCGCTCGCTTAACCAGCTAACCCCAGCGCAAATGGCATTGCTTATCGGGGTTATTAAAGGACCTAGCTACTACGACCCGTGGCGCAAACCAGACAATTCTAGAAAGCGTCGTGATCTTGTGCTCAAGCTTATGGTTGAGCATCATTTGATTGATGTGCCGACATACGAGCAAGCGATGGCAGCCAACCTTGGTATTCGCGGTAAACGTCGCATGACTCGCCAACACTTTTACAATTACATGCAGCTTGTTAAGCGTGAATTGCCAGAGTTGCTCGGAAATCAGCAACAAAATGCAGGCATTAAAGTCTTTACCGGCTTCTCAATGAAAGCTCAGTTATTGTTAGAGCAAACAACTGCGCAGACGTTATCGGAGCTTGAACGTAAACATAAACAAAGTGCATTGCAAGCTGCTGCTATGGTAACCGAGTCGAGCACTGGTGAAATCATGGCGCTAGTGGGCGATAGAAATATTGATAACAACGGTTTTAACCGTGCGTTAGATGCCCATAGACCAATAGGCTCGTTAATTAAGCCAGCGGTTTACCTGCCCGCGCTAGAGCGCTACCAGCAATTTAACTTTGCCAGTCCGATTGAAGATAAACCAATCACCCTTGGCTCTGAGCAAGGTAAAGAGTGGCGCCCTAAAAATTACGATGGAAAGTTTAGAGGCCAAGTACCGCTGATTGATGGCTTGGTGGAATCACTGAATATTCCAACCGTTAATCTAGGTATGTCATTAGGTTTGGATAATGTGGTGCAATCCATGGCGATGCTGGGTTACGAAAAGCCGCTGACAGAGCGCCCTTCTATGTTGCTGGGTGCAGTTAATATGTCGCCCTATCAAATTAACCAGTTGTATCTACCCATTGCCAATCAAGGGTACTATGAGCGCACTCATGCCATTACTCATGTCGTCGCACATAACGGCGAAACCTTGTGGCAATATCGCCCTCGTCATGAGCAGCGAATTTCTTCGCAAAGCGCTTATTTAATGAATTATGCATTGCAGCAAGTGACCGAGCGAGGCACGGCAAAATCGCTTAGCTGGCGTTTAAAAGGTGCTGAGGTTGCGGGTAAAACAGGCACAACGAATGACCAAAGAGACAGTTGGTTTGTTGGTTATGATCAAGAGCAGCTAATCACCAGTTGGATAGGGCATGACGATAATAAACCGATGCAACTTACTGGCAGCAGCGGCGCCTTAGTATTGTTTGCCAATTACCTCAAACAAGCAGGCGTTAACAATCTAAACTGGCCGGTGCCAAATGATGTAAAAGATGTTGGCTTTGAATTAACTTCGGGCAACGCGGTTGAAGAAACTTGCCAGCAAATGGCGTACTACCCTGCGGTTACTATTGGACTTAGCTATTCTAACTGCATGGAAAAAATTGTTGATAAACGCTCTTGGCTGGAAAAGTTATTTGGTCGTGATGAGGGGTAA
- a CDS encoding CNNM domain-containing protein, translating to MTLLLIYLTVAIGVSFLCSILEAVLLSVTPSYVAQVLKNKPRGGKVLENVKTNLDQSISSILILNTFAHTMGAAGVGAQAIQVFGESKETLVAFLLTLAILYFSEIIPKTLGATFWRNLAVPSAYIISFLVKLVYPLVWVSSFLTRLFSKGKNEVISREEVLALAALSHKDGAIVGQENQLVENILQLRDAKTEDILTPRSVVHALPEDITVSEALSADKTANFTRIPVYQESIDNITGVLLKAHLYESERQGKGDIPVKEVASPLYRISESFPVLNLLDVFIKRHEHIFLVEDHFGQTAGIVTLEDCIETFLGREIVDESDQVEDMQKLAKANYRHRLKAKFSAKSEKS from the coding sequence ATGACACTACTTTTAATCTACCTTACTGTCGCCATTGGCGTATCTTTTCTTTGTTCCATTTTAGAAGCAGTTTTATTATCGGTTACGCCGAGCTATGTCGCGCAGGTGCTAAAAAATAAGCCGCGCGGCGGTAAAGTGCTGGAAAATGTGAAAACTAACCTAGATCAATCAATTTCTAGTATCTTAATTTTAAACACATTTGCCCATACCATGGGCGCAGCCGGCGTTGGTGCGCAGGCTATTCAAGTGTTTGGTGAGTCCAAAGAAACATTAGTCGCCTTCTTACTAACACTCGCCATTCTGTATTTTTCGGAAATTATTCCAAAAACCTTAGGTGCCACGTTTTGGCGTAATTTAGCCGTACCTTCGGCATATATCATTAGTTTCTTAGTGAAATTAGTGTATCCGCTGGTATGGGTTTCTTCGTTCCTAACGCGTTTATTTAGCAAGGGCAAAAACGAAGTGATCAGCCGAGAAGAAGTGTTAGCACTAGCGGCATTGAGTCATAAAGATGGGGCGATTGTTGGTCAGGAAAATCAGCTAGTTGAAAACATCTTGCAGCTTCGCGATGCGAAAACAGAAGATATTCTAACGCCTCGTAGTGTCGTTCACGCTTTACCGGAAGATATCACTGTAAGTGAAGCATTAAGTGCAGACAAAACCGCAAACTTTACTCGAATTCCTGTGTATCAAGAATCAATCGACAATATTACTGGGGTACTGCTGAAAGCGCATTTATACGAAAGTGAACGCCAAGGTAAAGGCGATATTCCCGTCAAGGAAGTTGCCTCACCACTTTATCGTATTTCAGAAAGTTTCCCTGTATTGAATTTGTTAGACGTATTTATTAAGCGCCACGAACATATCTTTTTAGTGGAAGACCACTTTGGTCAAACGGCTGGAATTGTCACCTTGGAAGACTGTATTGAAACTTTCTTAGGTCGTGAAATCGTTGACGAAAGTGATCAGGTGGAAGATATGCAAAAACTTGCGAAGGCGAATTATCGCCACCGTTTAAAAGCTAAATTTTCTGCTAAGTCCGAAAAGTCTTAA
- a CDS encoding sensor domain-containing diguanylate cyclase, with protein MNNSSDDKLSNTDESLQNDELELYKVAYQNLQQRHTALFKLNQLSQDCKELSTFYAQVHRVIKAIMTAENFYIVMYDQTLSTLEFVYHVDEEDEVPEDPVPYESFRGSLTSHVIESKEPLLATPNMIKQMANDGVLNHIGTAGMDWLGVPLLQDGYVIGVMAIQSYTENTRYTEEDKALLTYTAQHVVSALVRLQDHEQLQKAVSSRTRELMEQIREREKAELLQESLYRISELTNRVGLDINDFYGQVHNIIGQLINAENFFIAKYDRESDTIDFVYYLDQNSRNTASDFLPQKSADLYTALVIRRKQTCLLSYDEMYELYRQGETKKPQKETNSWLGVPLIADDDVIGVLVLQSYQKHITYNQQDAELLNFVSHHVSMAIKRRETLDYERRTHEMLEKQVKMRTEALEEEIRQRKQVEQMLKHNASHDDLTGLPNRVVFLDLLDHAINNMKRRPEMEFAVLFLDLDRFKMVNDSLGHHAGDLLLKVVAKELKSIIRANDTVARLGGDEFVVLIEDIDDKSEVYEIAQRITFTLAQPFNIDNQPVFIGTSIGILFSDDRYESAETMLRDADTAMYHAKDSGKGRFEEFDASMHQKIQEELSLEADIRQAIEQDEFTPYFQPIYQLDSAQVIGFEALARWQSSKRGMVMPNQFIPVAEETGLVVDIDLQIMRKACDQLKQWQAQGLCERQYVSCNLFGNHFYNPTLPDDITHILNSAGLEPAHLRIELTERVLLEENEVVLANMKALKQLGIKLLLDDFGTGYSSLSYVHRFPLDVVKIDRSFITDAHLKTSNRAIIKTIIDLAANLQLATISEGIECQEEADILTQMGCLYGQGYYFAKPMVGEQATALLTAGK; from the coding sequence ATGAATAATTCATCCGATGATAAGTTGTCTAATACTGATGAATCGCTTCAGAACGATGAACTAGAGTTATATAAAGTCGCCTACCAAAATCTACAACAACGCCACACGGCGTTATTTAAACTCAACCAACTTTCCCAAGACTGTAAAGAACTGAGTACCTTTTACGCCCAAGTGCATCGGGTGATAAAAGCAATCATGACGGCTGAAAACTTTTATATCGTCATGTATGACCAAACCTTATCAACCTTAGAGTTTGTTTATCATGTTGATGAAGAAGATGAGGTGCCAGAAGATCCGGTACCTTATGAAAGCTTTAGAGGTTCATTGACCAGCCATGTGATTGAGTCAAAAGAGCCGCTTTTGGCAACACCTAATATGATCAAACAAATGGCAAACGATGGTGTGCTTAATCATATTGGTACTGCGGGTATGGACTGGCTTGGCGTCCCTTTGCTGCAAGACGGTTATGTTATCGGTGTAATGGCAATTCAAAGCTATACCGAAAATACCCGTTACACGGAAGAAGACAAGGCTCTATTAACCTATACCGCGCAGCATGTGGTGTCGGCGTTGGTGCGGTTGCAAGATCATGAACAATTGCAGAAAGCAGTATCGTCTCGAACTCGCGAGTTAATGGAGCAAATTCGCGAACGTGAAAAAGCAGAATTATTGCAAGAGTCTTTGTACAGGATTTCAGAGCTAACCAACAGAGTTGGTTTAGATATCAACGACTTTTACGGGCAAGTCCACAATATTATTGGCCAGCTAATAAACGCCGAAAACTTCTTTATTGCCAAGTACGATAGAGAAAGCGATACCATAGATTTCGTTTATTACCTCGATCAAAACTCGCGTAATACCGCCAGCGATTTCTTACCGCAGAAGTCTGCTGATCTCTATACCGCATTGGTGATCAGGCGCAAGCAAACATGCTTGCTGTCATATGATGAAATGTATGAGCTTTATCGCCAAGGCGAAACGAAGAAACCGCAAAAAGAAACGAATTCTTGGTTAGGTGTCCCCTTGATCGCCGATGATGATGTTATTGGCGTACTAGTACTACAAAGCTATCAAAAACACATCACTTACAATCAGCAAGATGCTGAATTACTTAACTTTGTTTCTCATCATGTCAGTATGGCAATTAAGCGCCGCGAAACACTCGACTATGAGCGTCGTACACATGAGATGCTCGAAAAGCAGGTAAAAATGCGCACTGAGGCGTTGGAAGAAGAAATTCGCCAACGCAAACAGGTGGAGCAGATGTTAAAACACAATGCTTCACATGATGATTTAACCGGGTTGCCAAATCGTGTGGTGTTTTTAGATCTGCTCGATCACGCGATTAATAATATGAAGCGTCGTCCAGAGATGGAATTTGCGGTGCTGTTTCTCGATTTAGATCGCTTTAAAATGGTTAACGACAGTTTAGGTCATCACGCAGGTGACTTGCTATTAAAGGTGGTTGCGAAAGAGTTAAAAAGTATTATTCGTGCCAACGACACAGTCGCCCGTTTAGGCGGTGATGAATTCGTGGTCTTAATAGAAGACATTGATGACAAAAGCGAAGTGTATGAAATTGCTCAGCGCATTACCTTTACGCTAGCGCAGCCGTTTAACATCGATAACCAGCCGGTATTTATAGGGACCAGCATTGGTATTTTGTTCAGCGATGATCGCTATGAATCAGCAGAAACTATGTTGCGCGATGCTGACACTGCGATGTATCACGCAAAGGACAGTGGTAAAGGGCGTTTTGAAGAATTTGATGCCAGTATGCACCAGAAGATTCAAGAAGAATTATCGCTTGAAGCAGATATTCGCCAAGCTATAGAGCAAGACGAGTTTACACCGTATTTTCAGCCAATTTATCAATTAGATTCAGCACAGGTAATAGGCTTTGAGGCGCTTGCGCGCTGGCAAAGTAGCAAGCGCGGCATGGTGATGCCCAACCAATTTATTCCGGTAGCGGAAGAAACCGGACTGGTAGTTGATATCGATTTACAAATCATGCGTAAAGCATGCGACCAGCTAAAGCAGTGGCAAGCGCAGGGCTTGTGTGAGCGACAATACGTAAGCTGTAACTTATTTGGTAATCATTTTTATAATCCGACACTACCTGATGACATTACCCATATTCTCAACTCCGCGGGGTTAGAGCCAGCCCACCTGAGAATTGAGTTAACCGAGCGCGTGCTATTAGAAGAAAATGAAGTTGTGCTCGCCAATATGAAAGCGCTAAAACAATTAGGCATCAAGCTGCTGCTGGATGATTTTGGCACGGGTTACTCTAGTTTAAGCTATGTGCACCGTTTCCCTCTCGATGTGGTGAAAATTGATCGCTCGTTTATTACCGATGCTCACTTAAAAACGAGTAACCGAGCGATAATCAAAACCATTATCGACTTGGCAGCTAACTTACAATTGGCAACCATTAGCGAAGGCATCGAGTGTCAGGAAGAGGCAGACATCTTAACCCAAATGGGGTGCTTGTATGGGCAAGGCTATTACTTTGCTAAGCCAATGGTAGGTGAACAGGCTACCGCATTATTAACGGCTGGCAAGTAG
- a CDS encoding 2OG-Fe(II) oxygenase family protein: MQVQVVDYQSPDAPEQFVKSLRETGFGVLVNHPIKQEVVESIYKNWYEFFTSDEKQKFAFDPEKQDGYFAPEISEVAKGHTKKDIKEYYHVYPWGRIPASLKDEIMAYYELASNLATELLDWVEKHSPAEIAAKYSEPLSNMIKDTPNTLLRVLHYPPLKGDEEPGAIRAAAHEDINLLTILPAANEPGLQVKLNDGTWSDVPCDFGNLIINIGDMLQEVTGGYFPSTSHRVINPTGKGSENSRISLPLFLHPRDEVVLSERHTQRTYLDERLKELGVK; this comes from the coding sequence ATGCAAGTACAAGTTGTGGATTATCAATCACCTGATGCACCTGAACAATTTGTAAAAAGTTTACGAGAAACAGGTTTCGGTGTACTCGTTAATCACCCGATCAAACAAGAAGTTGTTGAGTCTATTTACAAAAATTGGTACGAATTTTTCACCAGTGACGAAAAGCAGAAGTTTGCTTTCGATCCAGAAAAGCAAGACGGTTACTTTGCGCCAGAAATTTCTGAAGTTGCCAAAGGCCACACCAAAAAAGACATCAAAGAGTACTATCACGTGTACCCTTGGGGCCGCATTCCTGCGTCGCTTAAAGATGAGATTATGGCCTACTACGAGCTTGCATCGAACTTAGCAACTGAGCTACTTGATTGGGTTGAAAAGCACAGTCCAGCCGAAATTGCAGCTAAGTACTCTGAGCCGCTATCAAACATGATCAAAGATACACCGAACACATTGCTACGTGTATTGCATTACCCGCCGTTAAAAGGTGATGAAGAGCCAGGCGCAATCCGAGCGGCGGCACACGAAGACATTAACTTGCTGACTATTTTACCTGCAGCTAACGAGCCAGGTTTACAAGTTAAACTAAATGACGGTACTTGGTCAGACGTTCCTTGTGACTTCGGTAACTTAATTATCAACATTGGTGATATGCTGCAAGAAGTAACCGGTGGCTACTTCCCATCAACAAGTCACCGAGTGATCAACCCAACCGGTAAAGGTTCTGAGAACTCACGTATTTCGTTGCCACTTTTCTTGCACCCGCGTGACGAAGTTGTGTTGTCTGAACGCCACACCCAACGCACATACTTAGATGAGCGTTTAAAAGAGTTAGGTGTTAAGTAA
- a CDS encoding PDZ domain-containing protein: MKYLATVLLLVAANSYANELKSAQAQQIADQLVRTINQKLAEITALEVAEGVPIKDIKVNLSQGMRFDSGRFGAILDASQPGRVVSVTPRSQASQLGIQSGDIIVSINDMPFDDGVVGAARKLQYLPNGSLVKVEVKRGDKTLSLQTHLKAKYLPQWQLMSAESLGSGANKNSSHLPYWQLEENAPIFASRLEQHSDITASQGNCGRIILVNSLSISPSKYSGLKNTSEIKEIDGHPWMKDSSRVRVDVGLHRLKVGNKYDTPRDFRDFSLYVAPNTNYYIAYTHNKAWVDDWGTDLALGKYTGPVIWKTTEQACEK, translated from the coding sequence ATGAAGTATTTGGCTACTGTATTATTGTTGGTTGCGGCCAACTCGTATGCGAATGAATTGAAGTCGGCTCAAGCACAGCAGATCGCTGATCAGCTAGTGAGAACGATTAACCAGAAACTTGCTGAAATCACTGCCTTGGAAGTAGCTGAAGGTGTGCCAATTAAGGATATCAAAGTGAACTTGAGCCAAGGTATGCGTTTTGATAGCGGGCGTTTTGGTGCCATTCTAGACGCTAGTCAGCCTGGGCGTGTGGTCTCAGTAACACCGCGCAGCCAAGCGAGTCAATTGGGGATCCAGAGCGGCGATATTATTGTTTCAATCAATGATATGCCATTTGATGACGGCGTTGTTGGTGCAGCGCGCAAGTTACAGTATTTGCCCAATGGTTCTTTGGTCAAAGTGGAGGTTAAGCGCGGCGATAAAACGCTAAGCTTGCAAACCCACCTTAAAGCTAAGTATTTGCCGCAGTGGCAACTCATGAGTGCGGAGTCGCTTGGCAGTGGAGCAAATAAAAATAGTAGCCATCTACCGTACTGGCAATTAGAGGAAAATGCCCCGATATTTGCCAGCCGGCTAGAACAGCATAGTGACATTACGGCGAGCCAAGGAAACTGTGGTCGCATTATCCTAGTGAACAGTTTGTCGATATCACCATCAAAATATAGTGGTTTGAAAAATACCTCAGAGATCAAAGAAATCGATGGTCATCCGTGGATGAAAGATAGCTCTCGCGTGCGGGTTGATGTTGGTTTGCATCGATTAAAAGTGGGGAACAAGTACGATACACCAAGAGATTTCAGAGACTTCAGCCTTTATGTTGCCCCTAATACAAACTACTACATTGCTTATACACACAACAAAGCTTGGGTCGATGATTGGGGCACAGATTTAGCGCTGGGTAAATATACCGGGCCGGTTATTTGGAAAACTACCGAACAAGCTTGTGAAAAATAA
- a CDS encoding efflux RND transporter permease subunit produces the protein MSEYTPAEIAETHKGLIAWFARNSVAANLLMAFILIGGLLTAGTISKQMFPQFKINWIEFNASYPGAAPQEVEEGITIKIEEALETIQGLDRVITYSNRNGSSGYFRVDEDYDPQVVLDEVKSQIDSISSFPDGMERPVVERIKYRQEVMYISLYGDLTNKELKALGKKIHDEIQQQPLINISEFYSGLGYEISIEVSKDRLREYGLSFRDVAQAVRDHSRNMSAGQIRAENGYINLRVENQAYRGHQFEQIPVITLGDGTKILLGDIATINDGFQEGLQYSKFNGKNSVTFFVGAAGEQSITSVAKVMSDFVERKQKELPEGVKLETWVDFTYYLEGRLDMMLDNMKSGAILVFLMLALFLRIRLAFWVMMGLPVCFLGTLLVMPLEFINVTINITSLFAFILVLGIVVDDAIVMGESAHAEIEDKGHSPESVIRGVKRVAMPATFGVLTTIAAFVPLVLGDGPGSAWSQSIGYVVIFCLLFSLVESKLILPAHLISMKVKPPNPRNPLHRLRGAVDNGMKHTIEHFYRPAITTLMKYRYGVIMFFISILLVSAGLYSGGVVRFIGQPKVPHDFPRISIEMNTDAAEKATLNTVLTVENILKKVDQDIEAEFGKPMIANMQVDLRSRTRAQIMVKLVEPEQRAMNTFELADRWREAIPNLPGVKQFSIDDNLFGGGREDGDISFRLESQDDDQLLAAAQDLKAKLNSLKGVGDVNDSRQTSAKEVQFTLKPLAYSLGLTLSDIASQVGYSFYGLEAQRILRDSEEIKVMVRYPLEERNAVGHVDDVMIQAPNGAELPLSELASISVVDGVTSIRRENSNRTINVWASVDAAQVEPFEVAKDIRDNYIPELLRKYPQVQSQVSGRIQEEMESANKQLRDFILSLMVIFTLLAVPLKSYSQPLMIMTVIPFGIVGAMAGHMILGMDLNVLSMFGIIAAAGVVINDSLVMVDYVNNSRRQGMALKDAVIHSGCRRFRAIVLTSFTTFIGLVPIMLETSMQAQMVIPMAVSLAFGVLFATVVTLVMIPALYLVIEDIRGLFKRNKNAKSDVEKSAQALAAKPLESN, from the coding sequence ATGAGCGAATATACCCCAGCCGAAATAGCCGAAACACATAAAGGCTTGATTGCTTGGTTCGCACGCAACTCTGTTGCAGCGAATTTATTGATGGCTTTTATTCTGATTGGTGGCCTGCTAACTGCTGGTACCATTAGCAAGCAAATGTTTCCTCAATTCAAAATTAATTGGATTGAATTTAATGCCTCATACCCAGGTGCCGCGCCTCAAGAAGTAGAGGAAGGCATTACCATTAAAATCGAAGAAGCCTTAGAAACGATTCAAGGCTTAGATCGCGTTATCACATACTCAAACCGAAATGGCTCTAGCGGTTATTTCCGCGTTGATGAAGATTACGACCCACAAGTGGTACTAGATGAAGTGAAGTCACAAATTGACTCTATTTCTTCATTTCCTGACGGTATGGAGCGCCCAGTGGTTGAGCGTATTAAATACCGCCAAGAGGTAATGTACATCAGCCTGTATGGCGATTTAACCAATAAAGAACTGAAAGCCTTAGGTAAAAAAATTCACGATGAAATTCAGCAGCAGCCGCTGATTAACATTTCTGAATTTTACAGTGGCCTTGGCTATGAGATTTCAATTGAAGTGAGTAAAGATCGTTTACGTGAATACGGATTGAGCTTCCGCGATGTTGCACAAGCGGTGCGCGACCACTCTCGTAATATGTCGGCTGGTCAAATTCGTGCAGAAAATGGTTACATTAACCTGCGCGTTGAAAATCAGGCATACCGTGGTCATCAATTTGAGCAAATTCCCGTTATCACGCTAGGCGATGGTACTAAAATTCTGTTGGGCGATATCGCAACCATTAACGATGGCTTCCAAGAAGGTCTGCAATACTCAAAGTTTAATGGGAAAAACTCGGTAACCTTCTTTGTGGGTGCCGCGGGTGAACAAAGTATTACTAGTGTTGCAAAAGTCATGAGTGACTTTGTTGAACGGAAACAAAAAGAGCTACCAGAAGGTGTTAAATTAGAAACTTGGGTAGATTTTACTTACTACCTCGAAGGCCGCTTAGACATGATGCTAGACAACATGAAAAGCGGTGCAATTCTTGTTTTCTTGATGTTGGCACTGTTCTTACGCATCCGCTTGGCGTTTTGGGTGATGATGGGCTTACCCGTGTGTTTCTTGGGAACACTACTGGTCATGCCGCTCGAATTTATTAACGTGACGATAAATATCACGAGTTTGTTCGCCTTTATCTTAGTGCTGGGTATTGTCGTTGATGACGCTATTGTGATGGGCGAAAGTGCTCATGCGGAAATCGAAGACAAAGGTCACTCACCAGAAAGCGTAATTCGCGGCGTTAAACGCGTTGCCATGCCTGCAACTTTTGGCGTCTTAACCACAATTGCTGCCTTTGTTCCGCTGGTATTAGGTGATGGCCCAGGTTCGGCTTGGAGTCAGTCTATCGGTTATGTCGTTATCTTTTGTCTATTATTCTCTTTGGTGGAATCTAAGCTGATACTGCCTGCCCATTTAATTAGCATGAAAGTTAAGCCGCCTAACCCTCGCAACCCGCTGCATCGATTACGTGGTGCGGTTGATAACGGCATGAAGCACACCATTGAGCATTTCTATCGCCCTGCGATTACGACCCTAATGAAGTATCGCTACGGTGTGATCATGTTCTTTATCAGCATCTTACTGGTCAGTGCTGGTTTATACAGTGGTGGTGTAGTGCGCTTTATTGGTCAACCTAAAGTGCCACACGATTTCCCACGTATCAGCATTGAAATGAATACTGATGCGGCAGAAAAAGCGACCTTAAATACCGTACTGACGGTTGAGAATATCTTGAAAAAAGTTGATCAGGATATAGAAGCGGAATTTGGTAAACCTATGATTGCCAATATGCAGGTTGATTTGCGCAGCCGCACACGTGCACAAATTATGGTGAAATTAGTCGAACCAGAACAACGCGCGATGAACACGTTTGAGTTGGCCGATCGTTGGCGCGAAGCTATCCCTAACTTACCGGGTGTAAAGCAGTTCTCGATTGATGATAACTTGTTTGGCGGTGGTCGTGAGGATGGCGACATCAGCTTCAGACTAGAAAGCCAAGACGACGATCAACTGCTTGCTGCCGCACAAGATTTAAAAGCTAAGTTAAATAGCCTTAAAGGGGTCGGTGATGTGAACGACAGTCGCCAAACCAGCGCCAAGGAAGTGCAGTTCACCCTTAAACCGCTAGCCTACAGCTTAGGCTTAACCTTGTCAGATATCGCTTCTCAAGTTGGCTACAGTTTCTATGGCTTAGAAGCTCAACGCATTTTACGAGACAGTGAAGAAATCAAGGTTATGGTGCGTTATCCATTGGAAGAGCGAAATGCTGTCGGGCATGTTGACGATGTGATGATTCAAGCGCCAAATGGGGCAGAGCTGCCGCTGTCGGAACTGGCATCAATTTCTGTTGTTGATGGTGTAACAAGTATTCGTCGTGAAAACAGCAATCGTACGATTAATGTTTGGGCTAGTGTTGATGCTGCGCAGGTAGAGCCATTTGAAGTGGCAAAAGATATTCGCGACAACTACATTCCAGAGTTATTGCGCAAATACCCGCAAGTGCAAAGCCAAGTGTCTGGGCGTATCCAAGAAGAAATGGAAAGTGCGAATAAACAGTTACGCGACTTTATTCTATCGCTAATGGTGATTTTCACCTTACTGGCAGTGCCGCTAAAAAGTTACTCGCAACCATTAATGATTATGACGGTGATTCCGTTTGGTATTGTTGGGGCGATGGCTGGGCATATGATCTTAGGTATGGATCTGAATGTGCTATCGATGTTCGGTATTATCGCAGCCGCAGGCGTGGTAATTAATGATTCATTGGTAATGGTCGATTATGTTAACAACTCTCGTCGTCAAGGAATGGCGCTTAAAGATGCCGTGATTCATTCTGGCTGCCGCCGTTTCCGCGCGATTGTGTTAACGTCATTTACCACCTTTATTGGCCTAGTTCCTATCATGCTAGAAACGAGTATGCAGGCGCAAATGGTTATTCCAATGGCGGTTTCATTAGCATTCGGCGTATTGTTTGCCACTGTTGTCACCTTGGTAATGATACCAGCGCTATATTTAGTGATTGAAGATATTCGCGGCTTGTTTAAGCGTAATAAGAACGCGAAATCAGATGTTGAAAAAAGCGCTCAAGCTTTGGCAGCCAAACCATTGGAGTCAAATTAA